A genome region from Chryseobacterium sp. G0186 includes the following:
- a CDS encoding cation:proton antiporter — translation MILLSIHNLSLPIEDPVLKFLLVLIIILAAPLLLNKIKVPHLLGLIIAGAIIGPNGFNVLSRDSSIVVTGTTGLLYIMFLAGLEIDMGDFKKNKWKSLTFGLYTFIVPFVLGYLGGYYLLHFSMLTSILFASLFSSHTLIAYPLVSKLGIAKNKAVNITVGGTMITDILALLVLAIIVGMSQGDVGTEFWVKLSVSFIVFALIVLIVFPIIGRWFFKRVDDKISQYIFVLVMIYLAAMLAELAGVEAIIGAFFAGLALNRLIPHTSSLMNRVEFVGNAIFIPFFLISVGMLIDFKVFFKSWETLEVAGIMLVASIGGKYVSAVATQKTFRLTKEEGKLIFGLSSASAAATLASVMVGYNIILSETETGEPVRLLNEHVLNGSILLILISCTISSFISMANAQKIAEADNEDTVSGNSHEEENILLAINHEETVERMVNLGILIKAHSNTEDLFALNVINEDKNESSVKNAEKLLHQATDTAAAADVKLQALKRYDNDVINGVNNVIKEQDITDLIIGLEDEKGFSPSFIYNLYNGYLQNDDVNILVYHAAQPLSTIKRYAVMIPENAHKEAGFFHSLLRVWNIARNSGATVVFYAPENILDILQKIIKKANIEAEFIIMNTWQDGEKTAAQLKDDEALIIFMAKRGMQSYIPRMRLIPELLNRYLNDNNYLLIFPFSEYDKNSPEIRSVGNHGDFVEIGNVIQKIFK, via the coding sequence GTAGTGACCGGAACTACGGGACTCCTCTACATTATGTTTCTGGCCGGACTGGAAATTGACATGGGTGATTTTAAAAAGAATAAATGGAAAAGTCTCACCTTTGGGCTTTATACCTTTATTGTTCCTTTCGTACTGGGGTATCTGGGAGGATATTATCTTCTTCACTTCTCCATGTTAACCTCTATATTATTTGCAAGTCTTTTCTCTTCTCATACCCTTATTGCCTACCCGCTAGTCAGTAAACTGGGTATTGCAAAAAACAAGGCAGTCAATATTACAGTGGGAGGAACAATGATTACAGATATCCTTGCCTTATTGGTACTTGCCATCATTGTAGGAATGTCTCAGGGAGATGTTGGAACAGAATTTTGGGTTAAACTTTCTGTTTCCTTTATCGTTTTTGCCCTGATCGTTTTGATTGTCTTTCCTATTATCGGACGTTGGTTTTTCAAAAGAGTTGATGACAAGATCTCTCAATATATTTTTGTACTGGTGATGATTTATCTTGCCGCAATGCTTGCAGAGCTTGCCGGGGTAGAAGCCATTATTGGGGCGTTTTTCGCAGGATTGGCGTTAAACAGGCTTATTCCCCATACTTCTTCTCTGATGAACAGGGTTGAATTTGTAGGAAACGCCATCTTTATCCCGTTCTTCCTGATCAGTGTAGGAATGCTGATTGATTTTAAGGTTTTCTTTAAAAGCTGGGAAACCCTTGAAGTAGCCGGAATTATGCTCGTAGCATCCATAGGAGGAAAATATGTGTCTGCTGTAGCCACTCAAAAAACTTTCAGATTAACCAAGGAAGAGGGAAAACTGATCTTCGGACTAAGCTCTGCTTCTGCAGCGGCAACCCTTGCTTCTGTAATGGTGGGTTACAACATCATCCTTTCTGAAACTGAAACCGGAGAACCCGTAAGACTATTGAATGAACATGTGCTGAACGGCAGTATTTTACTGATCCTGATTTCCTGTACCATTTCATCCTTTATTTCCATGGCCAATGCCCAGAAAATTGCTGAGGCAGACAATGAAGATACCGTTTCCGGAAACAGCCATGAAGAGGAAAACATTCTGTTGGCCATTAACCATGAAGAAACCGTTGAAAGGATGGTTAATCTTGGGATCCTGATTAAAGCTCATTCCAATACCGAAGATTTATTTGCCTTAAATGTCATCAATGAAGATAAAAATGAGTCTTCCGTTAAAAATGCAGAAAAACTGCTTCACCAGGCTACTGATACTGCGGCTGCGGCTGATGTTAAATTACAGGCTCTTAAAAGATATGATAACGACGTCATCAATGGGGTCAATAATGTTATTAAGGAACAGGACATCACAGATCTTATTATCGGTCTGGAAGATGAAAAAGGATTCTCACCCTCTTTTATCTATAATCTTTACAATGGCTATCTTCAGAATGATGATGTCAATATCTTGGTATACCATGCCGCACAACCTCTTTCTACCATTAAAAGATATGCTGTAATGATTCCCGAGAATGCTCACAAGGAAGCTGGATTCTTCCATTCCCTTTTAAGAGTTTGGAATATTGCCAGAAATTCTGGAGCTACGGTAGTTTTTTATGCTCCAGAAAATATTTTGGACATCCTTCAAAAGATCATCAAAAAAGCCAATATAGAAGCAGAATTCATCATCATGAATACCTGGCAGGATGGTGAAAAAACCGCTGCTCAGCTGAAAGATGATGAAGCATTGATTATTTTCATGGCAAAAAGAGGAATGCAATCCTACATTCCAAGGATGAGACTTATCCCGGAACTGTTGAACCGATATTTGAATGATAATAATTATCTACTGATCTTCCCATTCTCGGAATATGACAAAAACAGTCCGGAAATACGGTCTGTAGGAAACCACGGAGATTTTGTAGAAATCGGAAATGTGATTCAGAAAATTTTTAAATAA
- a CDS encoding SH3 domain-containing protein has product MKTNKVFLLTAVLSAHLSFAQFAKIVDKDGYVNLRETGDAKSKIIGKINSDEIVYVFEPDQANQNWLNVDYNEKTGGYIHSSRVKYIESYEVIPPMVRDENKAVFKSGNIKVDILTRKFNYKENKKFFSTSDYNGQKIEDQYKGQLIWGTDGTIPQTQYQSITVQIGDQKIKIPNKEIENLFNVNNEMTNCYFDRKNDTLYITMLNSDGAGGYVALFRIVKGEYKDRVLKMPF; this is encoded by the coding sequence TTGAAAACAAATAAAGTATTCCTCTTAACAGCTGTTTTGAGTGCCCATTTATCCTTTGCCCAATTTGCAAAAATTGTAGATAAGGACGGCTATGTGAATCTAAGGGAAACCGGAGACGCCAAAAGTAAGATTATAGGAAAGATAAATTCTGACGAGATTGTCTATGTCTTTGAACCGGACCAGGCCAATCAAAACTGGCTTAATGTAGATTATAATGAGAAAACAGGTGGCTACATTCACAGTTCAAGAGTGAAATACATAGAATCCTATGAAGTGATCCCCCCAATGGTAAGGGACGAAAACAAAGCTGTTTTTAAATCCGGAAACATTAAAGTAGACATCCTTACCAGGAAATTCAATTATAAGGAAAATAAAAAGTTCTTTTCCACATCAGATTATAACGGACAAAAAATAGAGGATCAATATAAAGGTCAGCTGATATGGGGTACTGATGGTACCATTCCTCAAACCCAGTACCAATCGATTACAGTGCAGATTGGAGATCAGAAGATTAAGATTCCCAACAAGGAAATTGAAAATCTTTTCAATGTCAATAATGAAATGACAAATTGCTATTTTGACCGTAAAAATGATACTTTGTATATCACTATGCTTAACTCTGACGGAGCCGGCGGCTATGTGGCTCTTTTCAGGATCGTGAAAGGTGAATATAAGGATCGAGTTTTAAAGATGCCTTTTTAA
- a CDS encoding 5-(carboxyamino)imidazole ribonucleotide synthase, whose amino-acid sequence MKIGILGGGQLGRMLIQSALKYDDEFYTLDPASDAPCHNISYFTQGNFNDYETVLNFGKDKDVVTIEIEHVNADALAELEKQGIKVVPNANIIKTIQQKILQKEFYKTHGIPSPEFQVVWNSDEKIIMPLPFVQKMNTGGYDGKGVQVIKTEDDYQNLWTEASVIESLVDIDKELSVIVARNEKGETNIFPVTEMVADPKLNLLDFNVCPVLLTEDVQLQIDAITEKFLSAVNSPGLFAIELFLDKEGKIWVNETAPRLHNSGHQSQEGNTNSQFEQMYRVVKNLPLADTDAITYSGMLNLVGAEGYEGKVVYEGMDEVLKLPETYIHLYGKTETKPGRKMGHINVLADSREELMEKLVMVKGMVRVISES is encoded by the coding sequence ATGAAAATAGGAATTCTGGGTGGCGGACAGCTGGGAAGAATGTTGATACAAAGTGCATTGAAGTACGATGATGAGTTTTATACACTGGATCCGGCTTCTGATGCCCCATGTCATAATATCTCTTACTTTACGCAGGGAAATTTTAATGATTATGAAACGGTTCTGAACTTTGGAAAAGATAAGGACGTTGTGACCATTGAAATAGAGCACGTAAATGCTGATGCATTGGCTGAACTGGAAAAACAGGGAATAAAAGTGGTTCCCAATGCCAATATCATCAAAACCATCCAGCAAAAGATTCTTCAGAAAGAATTTTATAAAACCCATGGTATCCCAAGTCCGGAATTTCAGGTGGTTTGGAACAGTGATGAAAAGATCATCATGCCATTGCCATTTGTTCAAAAGATGAATACAGGAGGATATGACGGAAAAGGAGTACAGGTTATTAAAACAGAAGATGACTATCAAAATCTATGGACAGAGGCTTCGGTGATTGAAAGTCTTGTAGATATTGATAAGGAACTTTCCGTTATTGTAGCGAGAAATGAAAAAGGAGAAACCAATATTTTCCCGGTAACGGAGATGGTTGCAGATCCAAAACTAAACTTGTTGGACTTCAATGTTTGTCCGGTACTTCTTACAGAGGATGTTCAGTTACAAATTGATGCCATTACAGAGAAATTTTTAAGTGCTGTAAACTCTCCTGGGCTTTTTGCCATCGAATTATTTCTTGATAAGGAAGGGAAAATCTGGGTCAATGAAACAGCACCAAGGCTACACAATTCTGGTCATCAAAGTCAGGAGGGAAATACAAATTCACAGTTTGAACAGATGTATCGTGTGGTAAAAAATCTACCATTAGCAGATACGGATGCTATTACTTATAGTGGAATGTTGAATCTGGTAGGTGCAGAAGGATATGAAGGAAAAGTAGTGTATGAGGGAATGGACGAGGTCCTGAAATTACCAGAAACCTATATTCACTTATACGGAAAAACAGAAACCAAACCAGGAAGAAAAATGGGGCACATCAATGTGCTCGCAGATTCCAGAGAAGAGCTTATGGAAAAGCTTGTGATGGTGAAAGGAATGGTGAGAGTGATTTCAGAATCATAG
- a CDS encoding DUF1543 domain-containing protein, with translation MKLFYIILGATPKGRNIEQHDVFFGIAENLKDLVPNMKDFWKEANGKIHLDCYQEVRFADGYEVKIVKKGEKSSDEQLYFLNLGGYKKGFFEEFHEQHLMVGQSMGEIVKRARATEFYQTMGFEGAVSHIDDKHGVDIDDIFNVSDILPESMKEKYSIVLQKSEAENQENPMGLGYLNIDKIQ, from the coding sequence ATGAAATTATTTTATATTATTCTTGGGGCAACGCCCAAAGGAAGAAATATTGAGCAGCATGACGTATTTTTCGGAATTGCAGAGAATCTTAAGGACCTGGTTCCTAATATGAAAGACTTCTGGAAGGAAGCCAATGGAAAAATTCACCTGGACTGTTATCAGGAGGTAAGGTTTGCAGACGGATATGAGGTGAAGATTGTAAAAAAAGGTGAGAAATCATCTGATGAACAACTGTATTTCCTTAATCTGGGTGGTTATAAGAAAGGTTTTTTTGAAGAATTTCACGAACAGCATTTAATGGTAGGTCAATCAATGGGGGAGATCGTGAAAAGGGCCAGAGCAACTGAGTTTTATCAAACCATGGGATTCGAAGGAGCGGTAAGCCATATTGATGACAAACATGGAGTGGATATTGATGACATTTTTAATGTAAGCGATATTCTTCCGGAGAGCATGAAGGAAAAATATTCAATTGTTCTTCAAAAATCCGAAGCAGAAAACCAGGAAAACCCAATGGGACTGGGCTACTTAAATATTGATAAAATTCAATAA
- a CDS encoding sulfite exporter TauE/SafE family protein, with translation MSEIIILFLGAISAGLLGSLTGLGGGVIIIPLLTLGFGVPMHYAIGASLISVIGTSSGAAVAFVKEGFTNMRIGMFLEIATTAGAIIGALVSGMLNPNTIGIIFASILLLTVVLNLKGKPDHQEPLVKGSLEDKLKLYGTFPDKGILKSYSARNTVPGFLMMMFAGAMSGLLGIGSGALKVLAMDNMMKLPFKVSTTTSNFMIGVTAVASALIYFQRGEIIPVIAAPVVIGVVIGSFIGSKTLMVSKTKKLKVFFAIVITILSIYMMYNGINKSFR, from the coding sequence ATGTCAGAAATCATCATACTCTTCCTTGGCGCAATTTCCGCTGGTCTTTTAGGTTCACTTACGGGTTTAGGAGGAGGAGTTATTATCATTCCTTTATTAACGCTAGGTTTTGGCGTTCCAATGCATTATGCTATCGGTGCTTCCCTCATCTCTGTGATCGGGACTTCTTCCGGTGCGGCAGTAGCTTTCGTTAAAGAAGGTTTTACCAATATGAGAATCGGAATGTTTCTCGAAATAGCCACTACTGCAGGAGCCATTATTGGCGCCTTGGTTTCAGGAATGCTTAACCCAAATACCATTGGAATTATTTTCGCAAGTATTCTTCTTTTAACTGTTGTTTTAAATCTTAAAGGCAAACCTGACCATCAGGAGCCCTTAGTAAAAGGAAGTCTGGAGGATAAATTAAAACTTTACGGAACTTTTCCGGATAAAGGGATTTTAAAAAGCTATTCTGCAAGAAATACTGTGCCTGGATTTTTGATGATGATGTTTGCCGGAGCCATGTCCGGACTTTTAGGAATAGGTTCAGGAGCATTAAAGGTATTGGCAATGGATAATATGATGAAACTGCCATTTAAGGTTTCTACCACTACCAGTAACTTTATGATTGGAGTAACGGCGGTAGCCAGTGCACTGATTTACTTTCAAAGAGGAGAGATTATCCCTGTCATTGCTGCACCAGTTGTAATTGGTGTTGTGATAGGTAGTTTTATTGGTTCAAAAACGCTAATGGTATCCAAAACAAAAAAACTAAAGGTATTTTTTGCTATTGTTATTACCATTCTGTCTATTTATATGATGTATAACGGTATCAACAAAAGCTTCAGGTAA
- a CDS encoding DUF1634 domain-containing protein encodes MKKNFTDVDLNRSVGNLLRLGVILSVATSLIGFIKLFTEGFEMPKKYTNLVVGTSSEKVWGQFWDSLCKGQGMGIIQLGILLLIFTPLMRIVFALIGYLKEKDYVYVVISSIVLAIMTVSFFAGYAH; translated from the coding sequence ATGAAAAAGAATTTTACAGATGTAGATCTGAACCGTTCCGTAGGAAATCTTCTGAGACTGGGAGTTATTCTTTCTGTGGCAACTTCATTAATAGGCTTTATCAAGTTATTTACTGAGGGGTTTGAAATGCCTAAAAAATACACCAATCTTGTGGTAGGTACTTCTTCTGAAAAGGTTTGGGGCCAGTTTTGGGACTCTTTATGCAAGGGGCAAGGAATGGGCATCATCCAACTGGGAATCCTTTTGTTGATTTTCACACCATTGATGAGGATTGTCTTTGCCTTGATAGGATATTTAAAAGAAAAAGACTACGTATATGTAGTCATTTCATCAATTGTTTTGGCAATTATGACAGTAAGCTTCTTTGCAGGCTACGCACATTAA
- a CDS encoding VOC family protein has product MKIHHIAIIGSDYEVSKKFYTEIIGLRIAREVYREERQSYKLDLAIGDHYVIELFSFPDSPQRPSRPEACGLRHLAFSVENVTEKRNELTGKGLKCEEIRIDEFTGKEFFFTQDPDQLPLEFYEM; this is encoded by the coding sequence ATGAAGATACACCACATTGCAATTATTGGTTCCGATTATGAAGTGTCAAAAAAATTCTATACAGAAATTATAGGCTTACGGATTGCTCGTGAAGTCTATCGTGAAGAAAGACAGTCTTATAAGCTTGATCTGGCTATCGGAGATCATTATGTGATTGAGCTGTTCTCCTTTCCGGATTCTCCCCAACGCCCCTCTCGTCCTGAAGCCTGTGGTTTAAGGCATCTTGCTTTTTCCGTTGAAAATGTTACAGAAAAACGAAACGAACTGACAGGGAAAGGATTGAAGTGTGAAGAGATCCGTATAGATGAATTTACCGGAAAAGAATTTTTCTTTACCCAGGATCCCGATCAGCTACCGTTGGAGTTTTATGAAATGTAA
- a CDS encoding nuclear transport factor 2 family protein, with protein sequence MNKIIALLLLISISAFGQQNKEIEKPIHNLFLAMKNADPELMKTVFTDNAILQTITKDGTVKSDNIQEFITSVSKFSKNDLEERIVVEAVHTDGNLASVFTPYSFYLKGKLSHCGANSFQLVQQNNEWKIQYIIDTRRKENCKEIQ encoded by the coding sequence ATGAATAAAATTATAGCCCTGTTGCTACTGATCAGTATTTCAGCTTTTGGTCAGCAAAATAAGGAAATTGAAAAGCCTATTCATAACCTGTTTCTTGCCATGAAAAATGCAGATCCTGAACTTATGAAAACCGTTTTTACAGACAATGCCATTTTACAGACCATTACCAAGGACGGAACTGTAAAAAGTGATAATATACAGGAATTTATAACCTCTGTTTCTAAGTTTTCAAAAAATGACCTGGAAGAGAGAATTGTGGTAGAAGCTGTTCATACAGATGGTAATCTGGCCAGTGTATTTACACCTTATTCTTTTTATCTGAAAGGAAAACTTTCCCATTGCGGAGCCAATAGCTTCCAATTGGTACAACAGAACAACGAATGGAAAATCCAGTATATTATTGATACCCGAAGAAAGGAAAACTGCAAAGAAATACAGTAG
- a CDS encoding endonuclease/exonuclease/phosphatase family protein, which yields MWIIYLTLAILLLVITILPKIQHSHWIFRVPEFAKIQVTYLIFFTFLLGFFTDSKEYLWYYQGVLLVLFVHHSHTLIKYTRFYPVKKHRERQKSSDKLHFISANVYQFNKEYEKFIELVKKYNPDFFMTMESNGDWEKAMRPLEKEYRYQHKVTLENTYGMHFYSRIEIKEAKTHYFVADDIPSIEVHMKTADGFSFVFFGVHPPPPSPTEEETSKERDGDLLSTAKCVKDIKKPVIVVGDFNNVAWSRSSVLFRKTSHLIDPRIGHSFVSTFHAKYRLLRFPIDLMFHSEDIFIKQLKTLENFGSDHLPVYCEFFIDHQNDEQEELIETATSEEKAEAEIMIEEGKKEDGERETVVTED from the coding sequence ATGTGGATTATTTATCTGACTTTGGCCATACTCCTTCTGGTCATTACAATACTGCCAAAAATTCAGCATTCTCACTGGATATTCAGAGTTCCGGAATTTGCTAAAATACAGGTTACATATCTTATCTTTTTCACTTTTCTATTAGGTTTTTTTACCGATTCTAAAGAATATTTATGGTATTACCAGGGCGTTCTGCTGGTCTTGTTTGTTCATCATAGCCATACGCTTATCAAGTACACCCGTTTCTACCCCGTAAAGAAGCACAGAGAGCGTCAAAAATCTTCTGATAAATTACATTTTATTTCAGCGAATGTCTATCAGTTCAATAAAGAGTATGAAAAATTCATTGAACTTGTTAAAAAGTATAATCCTGATTTTTTCATGACTATGGAAAGCAATGGTGACTGGGAAAAAGCAATGAGACCTTTAGAAAAAGAATATCGTTACCAGCATAAGGTGACCCTTGAAAACACCTACGGTATGCATTTCTATTCCAGAATAGAAATCAAGGAAGCCAAGACTCATTATTTTGTAGCTGATGATATACCAAGTATTGAGGTACATATGAAAACAGCTGATGGTTTTTCTTTTGTCTTCTTTGGAGTTCATCCGCCGCCGCCAAGTCCTACAGAAGAAGAAACTTCAAAGGAAAGAGATGGTGATCTTCTAAGCACAGCAAAATGTGTAAAAGACATCAAAAAACCTGTTATTGTAGTGGGAGACTTCAATAATGTTGCATGGTCAAGATCATCTGTACTTTTCAGAAAAACAAGCCATCTGATAGATCCGAGAATCGGGCATTCTTTTGTCTCCACCTTTCATGCGAAATACCGTCTTTTAAGGTTTCCTATCGATCTGATGTTTCACAGTGAAGATATTTTCATTAAACAGCTGAAGACATTGGAAAATTTTGGTTCAGATCATCTCCCGGTATATTGTGAGTTTTTCATAGATCATCAGAATGATGAACAGGAAGAGCTTATAGAAACAGCAACTTCTGAAGAGAAAGCAGAGGCCGAAATCATGATAGAAGAAGGAAAGAAAGAAGATGGTGAACGGGAAACTGTTGTTACTGAGGATTAA
- a CDS encoding diphosphomevalonate/mevalonate 3,5-bisphosphate decarboxylase family protein: MTTQDFIGKENFNIYTQTVSESCPSNIALIKYWGKYDNQIPANPSISYTLNHCKTNTTVEFLAEESFSVQTFLAGNEEVKFAEKIEKYFKNIEKYLPWILKGKYIIRTENTFPHSSGIASSASGFGAIAKCLMALDEKFTGNHSDEESLRKASFLARLGSGSACRSLYNGLVVWGETDEVKESSDLFAVQYPDSEIHEVFKSFNDWVLLIHEGQKSVSSTVGHGLMNTNPYAERRFQEARENFIPMKEILKSGDMERFIKLVEHEALTLHAMMMMSDPAFILMKTGTLEVINKIWDFRRETGLPLFFTLDAGANVHLLFPSNGSEEKIQAFIEAELLQHTQKNGVVKDIMRF; this comes from the coding sequence ATGACAACACAAGATTTTATAGGAAAAGAAAATTTCAATATTTATACACAGACGGTTTCAGAAAGCTGCCCTTCCAATATTGCCCTGATTAAGTATTGGGGAAAATATGACAATCAGATTCCGGCTAATCCAAGTATCAGTTATACTTTAAATCATTGTAAAACCAATACTACCGTGGAGTTTTTGGCAGAGGAGTCTTTTTCTGTGCAGACTTTCCTTGCCGGAAATGAAGAAGTGAAGTTTGCTGAAAAAATTGAGAAATACTTTAAAAATATAGAAAAGTATCTTCCTTGGATCTTAAAAGGGAAATACATCATCAGAACAGAAAATACCTTTCCACACAGTTCAGGAATTGCAAGTTCTGCCTCCGGATTTGGAGCGATTGCAAAATGCCTGATGGCTTTGGATGAAAAATTTACAGGAAACCATTCGGATGAAGAATCCCTTAGAAAAGCTTCATTTTTAGCAAGATTAGGTAGCGGAAGTGCATGCAGAAGCTTGTACAATGGACTTGTGGTTTGGGGAGAAACTGATGAGGTTAAAGAAAGTTCAGACCTGTTTGCAGTACAATATCCTGATTCTGAAATTCATGAAGTATTCAAGAGTTTTAATGATTGGGTTTTACTGATCCATGAAGGACAAAAAAGTGTTTCTTCAACGGTAGGACATGGCTTAATGAATACCAATCCTTATGCAGAAAGAAGATTTCAGGAAGCAAGGGAAAACTTTATTCCCATGAAGGAAATCCTGAAGAGCGGAGATATGGAACGTTTTATCAAATTGGTGGAACATGAAGCACTTACTCTTCATGCCATGATGATGATGAGTGATCCTGCTTTTATTTTGATGAAAACAGGAACATTGGAGGTTATCAATAAGATCTGGGATTTTAGAAGAGAAACCGGATTGCCATTATTCTTTACATTGGATGCAGGAGCTAATGTTCACCTTCTCTTCCCAAGTAATGGTTCTGAAGAGAAAATCCAAGCATTTATTGAAGCAGAATTATTACAACACACTCAAAAGAATGGAGTAGTGAAGGATATAATGAGATTTTAA